CATTACAAGATTGTTTTTTGTAGTTGGGTTTTGTTTCTCTATTGCCTGGTAGGTATGTAATGCACCATAAGCATCTTCTGCATCAAAGAATCCCCCTACTACAAGTACAGCTGGTTTTATTCCAGTTAAATGTGGTCGGATGTTCATCGCCTTCCAGAAGGCATCATAATTGCCATGTGTCATGAGGTCATCCCAGAATTTGATGCTGTCGCCAAAATATTTTTGCTTTACATTTTTTAATGCACCAACATTCAGGTAAAAACGATAGTTATCGGTGATGGGATATTTAAAAGGTTTAGGACCTTTATCCGGAGTAATTGGTTTTGGCCTCGGAACACCGAACGAAGAGTAGAAGCTGAAAGCATCTGCCAGCATAAACGCGCCGTTATGATGAAAATCATCACCCATAAACCAATCGGTAACGGGGGCTTGTGGAGATACGGCTTTTAAGCCCTTATGTGCGCCGGGAAGAGCTGCAGTGGAGTAAAATCCAGGATAAGAAATGCCATAGATTCCTGCTTTACCATTGTTGTCAGGGATATTTTTGATAAGCCAGTCTATTGTATCGTAGGTGTCTGAGCTTTCATCAATATCTTTTTTTCCTTTTTTCTGATCCAGGTGTGGTCTCACATCAACAAATTCACCCTCGCTCATCCATTTTCCGCGAACATCCTGGTATACAAAAATGAATCCTTCTCTGAGAAATAAAGGAGAAGGGCCCAACGTCGTCTTGAACTTGTCTTCTCCGTAAGGAGAGACCGTATAAGGAGTACGGTTAATCATAAAGGGGTATTTTTTTCCTTTATGCTTGGGGATATAAATCGCGGTAAATAGTTTAATGCCATCGCGCATAGGAATATTGCGTTCGATCTTTGTGTAATTCTCACGTACATAGGCGGAATCTGATTGCTGGGCGAAGGCCGAAGTTCCTGCGAAAAGCAGGATCGGTACCAGCCAGGAAAATTTAAAGCGGGTCATGTTGGGTATCGGTTTTTATTGAAGCTTAAATATACAGAAAACGTCTGCTCATTTTAGTCATTGTAACATTAAAGATGAGGAAAGAATTGGAATTTGGGCTATTATTAGAGTAAGGTTTATTAACTTTGTGCAACAAAAAAAATCCTTTATATGCAATACGATGTAGTTGTTATTGGCTCGGGCCCGGGCGGTTATGTTGGAGCAATCAGATGTGCCCAACTAGGCTTAAAAACGGCAGTGATAGAAAAATATAAAACTTTCGGCGGTACCTGCTTAAATGTAGGTTGTATCCCGTCAAAAGCATTGTTAGACTCTTCAGAGCATTTTCACAATGCGGCACATACTTTCCAGACCCACGGTATTAACCTTAAAGATCTGAAAGTAGATATGCCACAGATGATTGCACGTAAGGATGATGTGGTAGCACAGAATACTGCCGGAATTCAGTATCTCTTCAAAAAGAATAAAATTGATTCTTTTCAGGGTTTGGGCTCTTTTGTCGATAAAAACACAATTAAAATCACAAAAGAAGATGGTACTACCGAAACGATAACCGCAAAGAATGTGATCATTGCATCGGGTTCTAAGCCTACTGCTTTACCTTTTTTACCAATTGATAAAAAAAGAATCATTACTTCAACTGAAGCATTGAACATTAAAGAGGTTCCTAAAGAAATGGTAGTGATCGGTGGCGGTGTAATCGGTTTAGAACTGGGATCAGTTTATGCACGCTTAGGCACTAAAGTGTCTGTAGTTGAATTTATGCCGGCTATTATTGGAACAATGGATGCTGGTTTAGGTAAAGAGCTTCAGCGCGTATTGAAGAAATCTTTGGGCATGGAATTCTACATGGGTCATAAAGTAACCGGTGCAACTGCTAAAGGCAAAAGAGTAACTGTGACTGCGGATAATGCAAAAGGAGAGCAGGTAAAACTGGAAGCTGATTATTGCATCGTAGCAGTAGGTCGTACCGCTTATACTGAAGGATTAGGATTAGAAAATATCGGCATCAAAACGGAAGAGCGTGGTAACAAGATCCCGGTAAATGCGCATCTTGAGACTGCTGTTCCCGGAGTATATGCAATTGGTGATGTGATTAAAGGGGCAATGCTTGCTCATAAAGCCGAAGATGAAGGAGTTTATGTTGCGGAGACTTTAGCCGGACAAAAACCACATATCAATTACAATCTGATTCCCGGTGTGGTTTATACCTGGCCGGAAGTTGCTTCAGTAGGATTTACAGAAGAACAACTGAAAGAACAAGGTACTGCCTATAAAGCAGGCTCGTTTCCTTTCAAAGCAAGTGGACGTGCAAAAGCAAGTATGGATACAGATGGTTTTGTAAAGGTTCTGGCTGATGCCAAAACTGATGAGATTCTAGGTGTGCATATGATTGGTCCACGTGCAGCTGATATGATTGCTGAGGCTGTTGTAGCGATGGAATTCCGTGCTTCAGCGGAGGATATTGCAAGAATTTGCCACGCACATCCAACATATACAGAAGCAATTAAAGAAGCGGCCATGGCTGCAACTGATAATAGAGCAATACACATGTAATCATTATGATTACTCATAAAAAAGGTCGCAGATTAATCTGCGGCCTTTTTTATGAGTTCTGGATAACTCTCTCTTAATGCCCTGACTCCGGCTTCTATCAACATTAAATTGTCTTCCAGGTGTCCGTGCTGAACTTCAACATTCAGATATGGAATATTATTCTTCATGGCATAAATCGAAAGGGATCCATCATCTTCTGCTTCCTGATGTTGAAGAACCACATTTACATTCTCTTTTTTTAGCTTGCTGAATAAAACCCTTTCTGTAACCAGGATTAGATCATCCGGATCCATCATCGGATTGACATGTACAGAGTCTGCGACATTTTCTAATTCAGCTCCGGGAAGATAAGAGGAGATTCCAAAACCTTCATCACCATTATTATGGAGCGTAAAAATGTAACCTAGCCTTGCGGGTTGATAAAAGTTCAGAATTTCTTTGGCAACTTCAGCGAGTTGATCAACAATGATCTGTTCATCAGCCTGTCCATATTTTTTAAGTCCGGTTGAAATACCTTCCCTGGAGTAGATGCTATTGGGATCAGTCTGATAATTCAGTCCTTCATAGCTGAATTCAAAATTTCTTTGCCCTCCATATTGGCAGTCAATGATGCTTCCTCCATTTAAACGGATGTAATCGAAAGCGGCTTTTACGCCTGTATCCTCATCATCATGAATAGCAAGAAAGCTGATTTTTTGAGCTCCGTATTTATATTTTACCAATTCAATAGAGCGATCGCTTAGTTCCAGAAAAGTGGAGTCCATAGTCATCCCTTCAAATACGGGAGGGTGCTGTGCACTTGAATTCAACCAGACACAAGTGAGTAAAGTTAATATCATATGCTTCATCATACCTGCAGTATAGCAAAACTCTGACCACTATTGCCTTGTAAAACAAAAAAGAGGAATCCAGACATGGATTCCTCTTTTTTATGATGAGGGAAGACGGTTAATGATGTCCGCCTTCCAGATCGTATTCTTTTACTTCTTTATGGTCGTAAGGCTCAGCAATCAGCTCTTCCATACTTTTGCCCTTTTTATTAAAGCCAAAGCGGTCCAGGATGCTGTCGAATACCTGGTACATCACCGGTACTACAATCAGCGTAAGGAATAATGAACTCGTTAGTCCACCTACGATTACCCATGCCAGACCATTTTTCCATTCCGCACCAGCACCACTTGCCAATGCGATAGGAAGCATACCGATTACCATGGCAATAGTTGTCATCAGGATCGGGCGCAAACGGGCATGATTGGCCAGAACAAGTGCCTCATGGGTTGTTTTTCCTTCTGCTTTCATCTGGTTCGTAAAATCGACCAGGATAATCGCATTCTTTGCTACCAAACCAATTAGCATAATTAAACCTAAAATGGTAAAGATACCCAATGAGTTATTGGTCAGTGCCAGGGCAAGTAGTGCTCCGATTACCGATAAAGGAATCGAGAACATCACCACGAACGGATAAACAAAACTGTCGTAAAGAGCTACCATGATCAGGTATACGAGGATAATGGAAGCCATTAAGGCGATTCCTAAGGTACCAAATCCTTCACTTTGGTTCTCCTGGTCACCAGCCCATACATAACTTACACCTACGGGTTTTTTCAGTTCGCCACTTTTCTCCATTTGATCTAACTTGTCCTGTAGTTCGGCTACGATTGTTCCTGTTGGCCTACCAATAGACTGTGCTTTTACGGAAACTGAAGTACTCTTATCTCGACGTTCCAGCTGACTTGGTCCGGCGCCTTCTTTAATATCTGCGAATTGCGATAGTTTTACCTGTTGCCCGGTCGAATTGATGAAAACAAGGTTTCTTACATCATCAATATCTTTACGGTTGAAAGTCTGGTAACGAATATTAATGTCGTATTCATATTCTCCTTTACGGTATTTACCATCTGTGTTTCCACTAAATGCAGTTTGCATCGTGGTACCAACAGTTTGTAAGGTTAATCCTAAAGCAGCCATTTTATCACGATCTACCTGAACATTAATCTCCGGACTACCTTTCTCTACCGAAAGTTTGATCTCTGCAGAACCCTGGATCTTGCTTAGTACCTTCATTGCACCTTCTGCATATTTCATGGCGCTATCCAGGTCTGAACCCATAACTACCATGTCAATAGGGGCATTTTCAGCAATACCTAAAATACTGATTGGCACTGTTTTTACTTTTGCTCCAACAAGGAATTTTGCCAGCTCACGACTTACTTTAGTCGCATAGATACTGGATTCGTCTTCACGTTCTTTACGCTCTACCAATTTAACATTGATCTCAGACTTATAGGCAGTTGCCTGAGTTCCTCCAAAGTCTCCACTGGATTGTCCTACTGTGGTGATCAATTGTATAATCTCTGGTTTTTTAGATAGGAAGGCCTCTGCCTGCTGAGTAACCTGGTTTGTTTTCTCAATAGAAGCATCTTTAGGCAATTCTATCTGTACCAGGAACTCCCCTTTATCACTCTTAGGGAAGAACTCTGTTCCGATGAAACCACCAATGGTTAGCCCACATGAACTAAGTAATAAAAGGAATACGCCAATTAAGGTAATCGCTTTATGGCGTAAAGTCCATTCTAAGATACCAGTTACCCAAACCGTGAATTTGTGTAGCTGACTTTCGAACCATAGGATAAAACGTCCGAACACATTTTTACCTTCAATCTTTTCCAGTTTACCAAAACGTGAAGACAATAGCGGAACGATGGTAAATGAGGTAACCAATGATAGGAGGGTAGCAATAATTACCACCACACAGAACTGGCGTAAAATGTTGGATACCAGTCCTGAACTTACCGCAATCGGGAAGAATACCACCACAATTACCAGGGTAATGGAAACAACAGTAAATCCGATTTCGCTGGTGGCATCGTATGCCGCACGAACTCTGTTTTTACCCATTTCCATGTGCCTGTATATATTTTCCAATACCACGATCGCATCATCCACAAGGATACCTACCACAAGGGAAAGTCCAAGTAATGACATCAGGTTCAAGGTATAGCCAAACAATCCGATTCCAATGAATGTAGCAATCAGGGATGCAGGAATGGAAACCATTACAATGGCCGCGTTACGTAAACTGTGCAGAAAGAACAACATCACAAAAGCTACGAGAATAATCGCAAGGATTAAATCGTGGATTACCGCATCGGCAGACTCCAATGTAAAGATGGAACTGTCGTTTACGATCAACATCTTTAGATCATTTGCCTTGTAGTCATTTTGAAGGGTCTCTACAATCTTATGCATTCCCTTACTTACTTCTACCGCATTCGCATCAGACTGCTTGATAATCTGAATGGCAATTGCACCTTTTCTATCGATACGCGCAATTTTTTCTACTTCCTTTTGTGCATCCTGAACATCGGCAACATCACTTAGTCTGATTTGTGCTCCTGCTTTACTGGTTGCGACAACCAAATTTCTCAACTCATCTATCGATTTATATTTACCAGATAAACGGATGAGTACGTCCTGATTTTCAGTCTTCACACTTCCTGTAGGGAAATCGAGATTGGAAGTTAAAATGGATTGTTGAATCTGTGGTACAGATAGGCCGTAACCTTGTATTTTGTCTGCATCCAGTCCGACTACGATCTCACGTTCCTGCCCACCTACCAGGTTGACCTGTGCTACCCCTGTAACCCTGGAAAGGATTGGAGCAATACGTTTATCAATTAAGTCGTAAAAAGCAGCATCGTCCATTTTTGCGGATGCTGACATGGTGATTACCGGTAAATCATCCAATGAGAACTTATTCAGGGATGGTGGTTTTACGTCCGTAGGTAAATCTGCAAGGATCGCATTTACTTTACGTTGAGCCTCATTTAATGATAAATCTACATTGGCTTTATCATTTAGGGTAATCGTCACTACGGATAAACTCTCATAAGATACTGCATTCAGCTTCTTAATGTTTTCCATAGAGGAGACCGCATCCTCAATCTTCTTGGTCACGGTATTTTCCACCTCATTTGGTGAAGCTCCCGGATATATTGTGGAAATGGATACTACGTTGTTCGAGAACTTTGGTAACAACTCGTAACTAAGCCCAAAGTAGCTCAATAATCCCATTAGCGTTAGTACGGTAAAAACCACAATAACGAGGGTTGGGCGCTTTATTGAAATTTCTGTTATTTTCATCAGAATGTATTTATATTTTTCATTGTAAAGGCCTATTCTATTTCACAGGAGCAACCGGGGTACCGTCAATAAGATTGATCTGACCGCTGGTAATTACTGTTTCACCTTCTTTCAGGCCGTCAAGGATTTCCACATTCTCTCCCAGAATTCTTCCAGCAACTACTTTACGTAATACTGCTTTATTTCCCTCTCCTAAAACGAAGATCTGGTTGCTGCTTACGCTACCTACAAATGAACCACGTGGAATGGTTAATGAAGGCGCCTGACTAGGGAACTTGAAGATGGCAGTACCATACATTCCTGCTTTAATCGTATTTTTCTTATTATTTTCCACCATGATCTCAATAGGGAAATTTAAAGAAGCATCTGCTTTGGCTGCAATGAAAGTAATTTTGCCAAGGTAATCGTCAGCAGGAAATACATTTGATTTAATTTGTACCTGATCGCCAACTTTAAGATTCGCTACCTGAGATTCATTTACACTTACTTTTAGTTTCAATCTCGAAACATCTACCAATTCAAACATTTGTGTACCCTGTGAATTTACAAAAGCACCTACCTCAATATATTTTTTGTTCACAATACCATTGATCGGAGATTTGATGTTGGCGTCGCTTACTCTTCTCTGACTGCTTTGCAACCTTAGTTTTGCATTTTGAACAGCCAATTTTGCCTGATCTAATTGTTGTTGGGTTACTCCACCTGTTTTGAATGAGCTGCTATATCTGGCTTCGTCTCTGATGGCATTCTGAAGGTTTGCTTCTGCAGTTTCTTTGTCTGTGTTTAAAATCTCTGCATCAATACGGGCTAAAGGTTGACCTTTAGTTACTCTATCACCTTCTTCTACATAGATTTTGGTTACACGTCCAGCATTTTCTGATAAGAAATTCAGCTCCTGATTAGGCGCAAATGTTCCGTTTGCACTAAAATCAAGGTTAATTGCTTGTCGTGCAATCACTGCAGTACGAACGCTGATTGCACCGCTACCTTGAGCTACTATTGCCGTTTTTGCCGCATTTTTCTTTTTATTGTTGCTTAATACCAGGAAGATTCCTGCTATGGCAAGTATGATTACTAAGGCTGTAATAATTCCTCTTTTCATTGTAGTAGTGATTTTATATTTCCGTTTGATTTGATTAATTGGATTTCGGCAATTTTATAGTTTAATAGTGCCTGGTTATAACTGTTCTGAGCTTGAGTAAGTGCATTCTCTGTATCTAAAAGGTCGGTCAATGCAGCAAGTCCATTATTATAGTTGTTTTGAGTGCTTTGGTAAATCTCCTGAGCAAGAATAACGTTCTGACGTTGAGCGTTAATAGTGCTCAGGTTGTCCCTTAATTTGATTTTTGCGTTTTCATACTCCACATTTAATGAGTTTTTCATCTGTCTGATATCTTCGTCGGCCTTTTTTAGATTTACATCAGCCTGACGTACTCTTGAGCGTGTGGCGAAACCATCAAATATAGGTACCTTTAAAGTAATGCCTATTGCAGCCATATCATACCAGTTTGCTGTACTTTTACCTTTGAATAAATCAAATTTATTGCTCACTCCATTATAGTTGTAATTGCTGTTCAAGGCAAGTGTAGGATAGTATTCGGATACTTTAGCTTTTCTGTCCAGTGTGTATAGCTCCTTTTGAACATTTGCAATTTTCAGTTCCGTTCTATTACTCATGTCCACAGATTCAGCAATTTCAGGCAAAGACTTTATCTCCGATAATTCTGTTTGAGGCAAAATGATCACTGTTTCTACTGGCATACCCATAGAGAATTTTAATTGATTTTCTAATTGAGTAATTCCATTTAACGTTTGTTCGCGCTGGGTTTGCAGATTGGTTAGATTTACCTTAATACGGTCGACATCAATCTTTTTAGCTAACCCATTTTTGTATTGATTTGAAATGATTTTTTCAACTACTTTAACATTTTTAATGTTGGTATCGATTACATTCAATTGTTGTCTGTTTACCAATACTGAATAATAATTGTTGGCCACCTGTTCAATGATTTGCTCTTCACTGAGCTGCGCATTTAACTTATAATAGCTTTCACTGGTTTTTGCAGCTTTCAGGCCGGTAAAAACAGTTTGATTAAATAGTTGTTGGTTAAGTTGCAAACCTGCTCCTGCGTTGTACTTTGTTCCGGCTTTAGCCAGAATTACCTCTCCTGGTCTGTTCAGAAATTCTCCAGGCAATACAATACTTTGAACAATCACGTTGTCTGTCAGACTTGCACTTCCGGTAAGCTGTGGTAGGGCCTGAGCTCTGATCTCCTGAGTTTTATATTTTCCTCCATCTACATCAAGGTTTGCTTTTCGTACCGAAACTGCGTTCTGAACGGCGTAATTTAATGCATCCTTAAGACTCAGCGTTTGTTGCGCCCTTGCTGCATTCGATAATAACAATCCCAACAGCAGTAGCGGAATCAATCTTACCTGTTTAATTATAGTATTCATGTTTATGATAATTTGTGGTCTGTTTTATTTTAATCCTTTGATAAATATTTTTGATAAGCTGAGTTGTTTCTCTAATATGCCTTTCATATCTTTTTTACTTGGGAACAATTCTTTATTTCCATGAAGAAGACATAGTGAAGTAATTCCTGCAAGACTGTCCAGGTATAATTCTGCCATTTTATTCACCTCACAGGGGGCAATTTCTCCATCTTCAACTGCTCGCTGTAATATTGCCGCATGAAGGCTTTCATTTTTTGCTTTCATCTTCATAAAGGATTCTCTTAGTTCATCTGAATTGAGAGAAGCATCCGGACTGCCACCAGAGAGGTGAAGCATATAATATTTCTGAAAAAAACGATGTCTGACCTCAACAAAAGCAGCCAGACGTTCTTCTACGGTACTCTTTGCAAACTGATCTTTTTCTAAGATTTCGAAGTAATCAGAGAAAATTTTATCAATTACCCCCAACACCAGACTGCTTTTATCCGGAAAATAATAATACAAGGAAGGCTTGGATACCGATAGATCATCGGCAATTTCATTCATTGTGGTCTTATTAATACCATAATGGATAAACCGTTTTATCGCCCCATCAATAATCAGCTCCCTTTTTTTATCTGTCTCTACCATTCTACTTTTTTACTTTCTGACTTTTTTCTTTGAACGGTCAAAAATACTGCCATATTTTGGCAACGAAAACTTTAATATGAAAATCATATAAAAGTTACAAAAAAATGACGAAAATTTATTGCTTTATTTTTAGTCCGTTAAGAAAAATGTCGGCAAACATTTTTTCTTTGGCAAAGATCTGTTTGAACTGTTCTTTTCCCGGGAACATGCTCTTGTCTTTAGAAAGGATATTGAAATGAATGCCTGATAAGGCGTCAATGAATATTTCAGTGGCTAATTTTGTGTCTGAAATCACAAATTCTTTATTGGTTACCCCCCGGCTAAACAATGATCCGATAATAATGAATTCAAAGGTTCTGGCTTTATGAAACTTTTCTGCCAGGTTGTCTGGTAACTCATTCCCAATGATTTGGCTGGACTCCAGGATATTGTAATATTTTTGAATAAAGGCTTGTCGCTTCTGTAGTAGTTTAAGTACACCCTCGGTTGCTGTCTTTGTTTTGTCAACGGATTTGACCAGATCTCTGCTGATGATTTGCATCAGGTGTTCTATGGCACTTACGTATAAACTCAGTTTATCAGGGAAATAATAGTAAAGTAATGCTTTTGAAAATGAGATGTCTTTTGCGATTTCTGTCATGGTTGTTTTTGATAAACCATAATGAGCAAAACGCTTTAATGCAGCCTCAATAATTAAAATTCTCTTCTTATCCTGATTTTCCATACAAATTCTAGTATTCCCCCTTCTGTAGTACCTTGTTTATGATTTAAACAATCGAGACGAAAAATAGACAAAATTTTTAAATATTTATTTAAACATGTTTATTACACTCCTTAACAATTACATTTGTAGCCTATAGCAAATCAGTTCGTTTTATCTATGACCATCTTCCAGGAAAATATCTCATTAAAACCTTATAATACATTTAGTATACCTGCCAACACTCATTATTTTGTGGAAGTGCTTACAGAATCAGCACTGGAGGAGTTGTTGAATTCTAAGCTCATTAAGGAGCAACCGCTGCTGATTCTGGGTGGTGGAAGTAATCTTTTATTTACTAAAGACTTTGATGGTCTGGTCATCAAGATGAGTATTCCGGGAATTTCAGCTGAGGTTCATGGGGAGACAGTTATTGTTACTGCCGGCGCAGGTGTGGTCTGGAATGATTTTGTAACCTATTGTGTGCAAAATGATTTTGCCGGGGTAGAAAACCTGAGTCTGATCCCCGGAACAGTAGGAGCTTCGCCGATACAAAATATCGGTGCCTATGGTGTAGAACTTAAAGATGTATTTGAGTCCTGCTCAGCCTATGAGATTGCTACGGGAAAACGCAGGGAATTTAGTCATCAGGACTGCCATTTTGGATATAGGGACAGTATATTTAAAAATGAACTGAAGGGTAAGTATATCATTACAGAAGTAAGTTTCAGGTTAAGCAGGATAGCCAGTATCAATACACAATATGGAGCCATTCAGGAAGAGTTGGCTAAAAGAGGAGTTTCTGCTCCAACAATTGCTGATGTATCTTCAGTAGTCTCCCATATCCGGGTAAGTAAGCTCCCTGATCCTTCTACAATTGGTAATGCCGGAAGCTTTTTTAAGAACCCTGTAATTGAACAGCAAGACTTCCTGAAAATCTTTGAAAAATTCCCGGAACTGGTTCATTATCCGGCTGGAAACGGTAAAGTTAAACTTGCAGCTGGCTGGTTAATAGAGCAATGTGGATTTAAGGGTAAGGTTGTCGGACAAACAGGTACCTGGAAAAATCAAGCCCTTGTACTGGTCAATCATGGACAGGCGAGCGGACAAGAAGTGTATAGTTTTTCAGAAAATATAATAGATACAGTAGAGGCCAGATTTGGTGTCAGACTGGAAAGAGAAGTAAATATTCTGTGACATAGCCCTCCCGGTCATTGTCAACCCTAAAAAACAATTTGTTAACATTAGGATTGATTTTTTGGTACATATGTTGTATAGCATTTGGTGTGTAAGATTAAACAAAGTTTGAGCGCCACTCCTAAAAAGCTTTGTTGGTTTGCTTTTTTAACCTTAAAACTTAAAACATTATGACAAAAAATGAATTCAACCTCCAGTTAAACGACCATTCGGTTTCTTTGCAGTCATTCGCTTTAAATTTTACGAAAGACATTGAGGATGCAAACGACCTAGTACAAGATACGATGCTTAAAGCGGTAACGTATTACAGTAAGTTTAAAGAAGGTACAAACCTTAAAGGATGGTTGTTTACCATCATGAAAAACACCTTCATTAACAATTATAGGCGTTTGGTGAAAACAAATGCATTAATCACCAAATCAGACGACATTTCTTCAGCCAATCTGCACTATAGTGCTGCAAAAAATACAAGCGATAGTAAGTTTGTTATTGGTGATATCAATAAAGCGCTTGCAACGCTTCAGCCAGAATATTACGTTCCTTTCATTAAATATTTTGAAGGGTATAAATACCATGAAATCGCAGAAATGCTGGAAATTCCAATAGGTACAGTAAAAACCAGGATACATGTGGCCCGCCAGATCCTTAAGAAATATCTGAAAACCTATTCTAAAGAAATTTTGGGTGCAGAACTGGTATAGCACCTGCCGGAGGTATTTAAAAAGCGATTTAACTCTATTGTTAAATCGCTTTTTTTATGCTGTAAAAAGATAATTGGTAAACGCCGTCAAAATCATATTTTTGGGCCTAACTAATTACATAAATGAATTTTACTTATCTGTTCCTGGTACTTGGTATACTAGTCATTCCGATAGTGCTGCTTTTTATTAAAAAGGCAAATTTTAGCCAGGTTATAAAGTTTGCTATTCCTGCAGCTGTAATTGCCGGACTCGTATTTTCCATGTTTGCCACGCTATTGGTACTTATGGGTAGCTGGACTTTCATTCCAGATTGCCTTACCGGTATATTCCTCTGGAAAATTCCTATTGAAGAATTTCTTTTTTCAATTGCTATGTGTCTGGCTGGACTTGGTGTTTATGTGACCCTAAATGCCTTCTTCCCTAGTAATTTTTTAGACAAATTCAGTCTTTCTTTTAGTAACCTGATCATGGGGGTCTGTATTGCCATGCTCATTTTTACATATACAAAATGGTATAGTGCAATTTCATTCGGAGCACTGTTTACTTTGATTTTTTATGTGGAATACCTTAATAAACTTCGGTTTACCTATAAATTTTATAGAGGATACCTCGCCTCATTGGTCCTTTTCTATATGGCCTATGGCGTGATTTCAACACTACCTGTGATTTCTTATTCGGAAGTAATCAATTTAAAACTTGGCGCAATTCCTTTTGAAAGTCATTTTTATTTTATGGGAATGTCGCTGATGAGTGTTTATTTATTCGAACTCTTAAAGAGTAAGGCTAAAGCATAATGGGATTGCCTGTTTATACCCGGCAACAGCTGGCACTGAGGAATGGTCAGGATAAACCTCAGATCTGGGTGGCTTACCAGGGGTTGATTTATGATGTGACGGAAAGTCGTTTATGGCGT
This region of Pedobacter steynii genomic DNA includes:
- a CDS encoding CocE/NonD family hydrolase — protein: MTRFKFSWLVPILLFAGTSAFAQQSDSAYVRENYTKIERNIPMRDGIKLFTAIYIPKHKGKKYPFMINRTPYTVSPYGEDKFKTTLGPSPLFLREGFIFVYQDVRGKWMSEGEFVDVRPHLDQKKGKKDIDESSDTYDTIDWLIKNIPDNNGKAGIYGISYPGFYSTAALPGAHKGLKAVSPQAPVTDWFMGDDFHHNGAFMLADAFSFYSSFGVPRPKPITPDKGPKPFKYPITDNYRFYLNVGALKNVKQKYFGDSIKFWDDLMTHGNYDAFWKAMNIRPHLTGIKPAVLVVGGFFDAEDAYGALHTYQAIEKQNPTTKNNLVMGPWFHGGWARGTGESFGDISFGQPTSTWYQKNLEFPFFMHYLKDAPDAKIAEANIFITGSNEWKGFETWPPKNTENKTLYFQPEGKLSFLKPNVSNSYNQYESNPANPVPYQDGVQARRTREYMIDDQRFAARRPDVQVFQTEVLDEDFTLTGPITANLVVSTSGTDADYVVKLIDVYPEDALPMEPNPKNIIMGGYQMLVRGEVMRGKFRNSFEKPEPFVPGKVTKVNYSIPDVAHTFKKGHRIMIQVQNSWFPLVDRNPQKFTDIYHASDDDFQKAVHRIYHDELNPSSVSLTVLKP
- the lpdA gene encoding dihydrolipoyl dehydrogenase encodes the protein MQYDVVVIGSGPGGYVGAIRCAQLGLKTAVIEKYKTFGGTCLNVGCIPSKALLDSSEHFHNAAHTFQTHGINLKDLKVDMPQMIARKDDVVAQNTAGIQYLFKKNKIDSFQGLGSFVDKNTIKITKEDGTTETITAKNVIIASGSKPTALPFLPIDKKRIITSTEALNIKEVPKEMVVIGGGVIGLELGSVYARLGTKVSVVEFMPAIIGTMDAGLGKELQRVLKKSLGMEFYMGHKVTGATAKGKRVTVTADNAKGEQVKLEADYCIVAVGRTAYTEGLGLENIGIKTEERGNKIPVNAHLETAVPGVYAIGDVIKGAMLAHKAEDEGVYVAETLAGQKPHINYNLIPGVVYTWPEVASVGFTEEQLKEQGTAYKAGSFPFKASGRAKASMDTDGFVKVLADAKTDEILGVHMIGPRAADMIAEAVVAMEFRASAEDIARICHAHPTYTEAIKEAAMAATDNRAIHM
- a CDS encoding efflux RND transporter permease subunit; protein product: MKITEISIKRPTLVIVVFTVLTLMGLLSYFGLSYELLPKFSNNVVSISTIYPGASPNEVENTVTKKIEDAVSSMENIKKLNAVSYESLSVVTITLNDKANVDLSLNEAQRKVNAILADLPTDVKPPSLNKFSLDDLPVITMSASAKMDDAAFYDLIDKRIAPILSRVTGVAQVNLVGGQEREIVVGLDADKIQGYGLSVPQIQQSILTSNLDFPTGSVKTENQDVLIRLSGKYKSIDELRNLVVATSKAGAQIRLSDVADVQDAQKEVEKIARIDRKGAIAIQIIKQSDANAVEVSKGMHKIVETLQNDYKANDLKMLIVNDSSIFTLESADAVIHDLILAIILVAFVMLFFLHSLRNAAIVMVSIPASLIATFIGIGLFGYTLNLMSLLGLSLVVGILVDDAIVVLENIYRHMEMGKNRVRAAYDATSEIGFTVVSITLVIVVVFFPIAVSSGLVSNILRQFCVVVIIATLLSLVTSFTIVPLLSSRFGKLEKIEGKNVFGRFILWFESQLHKFTVWVTGILEWTLRHKAITLIGVFLLLLSSCGLTIGGFIGTEFFPKSDKGEFLVQIELPKDASIEKTNQVTQQAEAFLSKKPEIIQLITTVGQSSGDFGGTQATAYKSEINVKLVERKEREDESSIYATKVSRELAKFLVGAKVKTVPISILGIAENAPIDMVVMGSDLDSAMKYAEGAMKVLSKIQGSAEIKLSVEKGSPEINVQVDRDKMAALGLTLQTVGTTMQTAFSGNTDGKYRKGEYEYDINIRYQTFNRKDIDDVRNLVFINSTGQQVKLSQFADIKEGAGPSQLERRDKSTSVSVKAQSIGRPTGTIVAELQDKLDQMEKSGELKKPVGVSYVWAGDQENQSEGFGTLGIALMASIILVYLIMVALYDSFVYPFVVMFSIPLSVIGALLALALTNNSLGIFTILGLIMLIGLVAKNAIILVDFTNQMKAEGKTTHEALVLANHARLRPILMTTIAMVIGMLPIALASGAGAEWKNGLAWVIVGGLTSSLFLTLIVVPVMYQVFDSILDRFGFNKKGKSMEELIAEPYDHKEVKEYDLEGGHH
- a CDS encoding efflux RND transporter periplasmic adaptor subunit, coding for MKRGIITALVIILAIAGIFLVLSNNKKKNAAKTAIVAQGSGAISVRTAVIARQAINLDFSANGTFAPNQELNFLSENAGRVTKIYVEEGDRVTKGQPLARIDAEILNTDKETAEANLQNAIRDEARYSSSFKTGGVTQQQLDQAKLAVQNAKLRLQSSQRRVSDANIKSPINGIVNKKYIEVGAFVNSQGTQMFELVDVSRLKLKVSVNESQVANLKVGDQVQIKSNVFPADDYLGKITFIAAKADASLNFPIEIMVENNKKNTIKAGMYGTAIFKFPSQAPSLTIPRGSFVGSVSSNQIFVLGEGNKAVLRKVVAGRILGENVEILDGLKEGETVITSGQINLIDGTPVAPVK